Proteins encoded together in one Diabrotica undecimpunctata isolate CICGRU chromosome 3, icDiaUnde3, whole genome shotgun sequence window:
- the LOC140437926 gene encoding LOW QUALITY PROTEIN: uncharacterized protein (The sequence of the model RefSeq protein was modified relative to this genomic sequence to represent the inferred CDS: substituted 1 base at 1 genomic stop codon), with amino-acid sequence MVAEHSRACKRKIDFSEFDSDHSDQDPFLNESEDDKDYTVSGNSSDSENINLKMENEEVFTPQTSRGVLPTPEKKAPSRWRHKNTQRHKKIKRKTKRNLGHEYINTKGKKIEPKKLGAPCGCTKQCRQLLAGKENDIFNAFWNLGNYDKQNIYLFSTMTVIPKKRSYPKKTKGIHSSRNVSVKYRVKVNGDEIEICKKEFLAIHGISKKRIERLVHQNKEGASTPKSDERGKHDNNNKKIPEEHCEYVRQHINLIPKYTSHYSRQKNPTKVYLDSDISISSLYHDYYLEWCRQNNFVAVTQDKYRRIFCSEFNIGFKLPKSDTCKVCDSMNVKISNEADIEIAKTLKIDLELHQRRAQAMQDLMKKDTEEAKATGNAMVISFDLQHAMPAPNLTVGAAFYLRKAWVYNLGIHDCISGKAFMYMWPENIAKXGSDEIASILYKYFRTNRPTANKLIVYTDNCSGQNKNWSLICLWQQLTIEGIFTSIEHKYLVVGHTRLPCDRDFAVIEKYKRHRLKQVYTPDDWYEAVRKCKRKNCFEVIVLKQSDFFSFKELQSEITKKSHTDDKEKVNFSKISSLKFSSEQPNIMYRQLILERKV; translated from the exons ATGGTGGCGGAACATTCCCGTGCATGTAAACGGAAAATAGACTTTTCTGAGTTTGATTCTGATCACAGTGACCAAGATCCATTTTTAAATGAAAGCGAAGATGACAAAGACTATACAGTGTCCGGAAATAGCAGCGATTCGGAAAATATCAACTTAAAAAtg GAGAATGAAGAGGTTTTTACCCCACAGACTTCTCGAGGTGTCTTGCCAACTCCAGAAAAGAAGGCGCCTTCTAGATGGAGACACAAGAATACCCAACGGCATAAAAAAATTAAGCGCAAGACTAAAAGAAATCTAGGTCACgaatatataaatacaaaagGGAAGAAAATAGAACCAAAAAAATTAGGTGCGCCTTGCGGTTGCACAAAACAGTGTAGACAGCTTTTGGCAGGTAAGGAAAATGATATATTTAATGCCTTTTGGAACCTGGGTAATTATGACAAGCAAAATATTTACCTCTTCTCAACTATGACAGTAATTCCAAAGAAGAGAAGTTACCCAAAGAAAACAAAAGGAATTCATTCGTCCAGAAATGTATCAGTTAAATATAGAGTCAAAGTAAATGGAGATGAAATTGAAATTTGTAAGAAAGAGTTTCTTGCCATACACGGCATTTCAAAAAAACGTATTGAAAGACTGGTTCACCAAAATAAAGAAGGTGCGTCTACTCCAAAGTCAGATGAAAGAGGTAAGCATGACAACAACAACAAGAAAATACCAGAAGAACACTGTGAGTATGTTAGACAGCATATTAATTTGATACCAAAATACACAAGCCATTACAGCAGACAAAAAAACCCAACAAAAGTCTACCTAGATTCCGATATTTCAATTTCCAGTTTATATCATGATTATTATCTTGAGTGGTGCCGCCAAAATAATTTTGTGGCAGTAACCCAAGACAAATATAGGCGCATATTCTGCTCAGAATTTAATATAGGCTTTAAGTTACCTAAGAGCGATACTTGTAAAGTATGTGATTCAATGAATGTGAAAATTAGTAATGAAGCTGACATAGAAATTGCAAAGACACTGAAAATTGATTTGGAGTTACATCAAAGACGTGCCCAGGCCATGCAGGATCTAATGAAAAAGGACACAGAAGAGGCTAAAGCCACGGGAAATGCAATGGTTATCAGCTTTGACCTACAACATGCAATGCCAGCGCCAAATTTAACAGTGGGAGCAGCGTTCTATTTGAGAAAGGCATGGGTTTATAATCTCGGCATCCATGACTGTATTAGTGGAAAGGCCTTCATGTACATGTGGCCAGAAAACATTGCCAAGTGAGGTAGCGATGAAATTGCcagcattttatataaatattttcgaACTAATAGACCCACTGCTAATAAACTTATAGTGTATACAGATAACTGCAGCGGCCAAAACAAAAATTGGTCTCTAATTTGTTTATGGCAACAACTTACTATAGAAGGCATTTTCACTTCTATTGAGCACAAATACTTGGTAGTAGGGCATACGAGATTACCATGTGACCGTGACTTCGCAGTAATTGAAAAGTATAAGCGTCATCGATTAAAACAAGTGTATACTCCAGACGATTGGTACGAAGCAGTGagaaaatgtaaaagaaaaaactgctttGAGGTAATTGTATTGAAACAATccgactttttttcttttaaagaacTCCAAAGCGAAATTACGAAAAAAAGCCATACAGATGACAAGGAAAAAGTTAACTTTTCCAAAATATCAAGCCTCAAGTTTTCATCTGAACAACCTAACATAATGTATAGGCAGTTAATATTGGAAAGAAAGGTATGA